The Streptomyces sp. R28 region TCCGCCGACGTCTGGTACCAGGCGGCCCCGCAGTATCTGCTGCTGCCCGCCGGCGCGTTGTTCGTGACCGTCCTCGCCCTCACCGTGCTCGGCGACGGTGTGCGCACAGCCCTCGACCCGCGCGCGGCCTCGCGGCTGCGGATCGGGACGGGGCGCAAGCGGGAGGGGAAGGGGGAGGCCTCGTGACCGGCTTCGGAGGTTTCGTACTGCGCCGCGCGACCGGCGCCCTGGTCACCCTGTTCGCCCTCTCGGTGATCATCTACGTCGTCTTCTACGTCACGCCCGGCAACGTCGCCCAGATCACCTGCGGCCCGCGCTGCTCACCCGCCCAGGTGCAGCAGGTCGCCGAGCAACTGCATCTGAACGACCCGCTGTACACCCGCTACTGGCACTTCCTGCAGGGCCTCCTCGCCGGCCAGGACTACTCCACCGGTACCGCGGTCCAGCACTGCTCGGCGCCTTGCCTCGGGCTGTCGTACCAGAGTGACCAGCAGGTCACGGCGCTGATCCTGGCGAAGCTGCCGGTCACGGCCTCGCTCGCGCTCGGTGCCATGGTGCTGTGGCTGGTCATCGGCGTTGGCACCGGCGTGCTGTCGGTGTGGCGGCGCGGTCGGCTCACCGAGCGGCTGCTGACCACGCTCACCCTCGCGGGCATGTCCACGCCGGTCTTCGTCATCGGCCTCGTGCTGATGATCGTCGTCTGCGGACAGCTGGAGCTGCTGCCCTTCCCGCAGTACGTCGCCTTCACCGACGACCCCGAACAGTGGGCCTGGAACCTGCTGCTGCCCTGGCTGTCGCTCGCGCTCATCGAGTCCGCGACGTACGCACGGCTGACCCGGGCTTCGATGCTGGAGACCCTCGCCGAGGACCATGTGCGTACCTTCCGGGCCTACGGCGTCGGAGAGCGGGGGATCATCTGGCGGCACGCCCTGCGCGGAGCGGTGGCCCCGCTCATCGCCGTGAACGCCAACAACATCGGCGTCCTGTTCGGCGGCGCCGTGCTCACCGAGACGCTGTTCGGCCTGCCCGGCATCGGCCAGGAGATGGTCGAGGCGGTCAAGGTCGTCGACCTGCCTGTGGTCGTCGGCATGGTCCTGGTGACCGGTTTCTTCGTGGTGCTGGCCAACGCCGTCGCGGACGTGCTGTACGCGGTGGCCGACCGACGGGTGGTGCTGACATGAGCGACGCCGAGAAGGCGCCCTCCAGGAGCCTTGTCGAAGTGACCGACCTGACGGTCGAGTTCGGCGACCTGCGCGCCGTCGACCGGCTCTCGTTCCGGCTGGAGCGGGGCGCCGCCCTCGCCCTCGTCGGCGAGTCCGGCTCCGGCAAGTCCACGGTCGCCTCCGCCCTGCTCGGCCTGCACCGCGGCACGGGCGCGCGGGTCGGCGGCGCGATCGACGTGGCCGGCGTCGACGTACAGGAGGCGTCGGAGGAGACGCTGCGGCGGTTGCGGGGTGCCAAGGCGGCGATGGTGTTCCAGGACCCGCTGTCGTCCCTGGACCCGTACTACGCGATCGGGGACCAGATCGCCGAGGTCCACCGCGTGCACACGCGTGCCTCGCGACGGGCGGCACGCGCGCGTGCCGTGGAGGTGCTGGACCGGGTTGGAATTCCGGACGCGGTACGGCGATCCCGTGCGCGCCCGCACGAGTTCAGCGGCGGCATGCGCCAACGCGCCCTCATCGCCATGGCGCTGGCCTGTGAACCAGACCTGCTGATCGCCGACGAGCCGACGACCGCGCTCGACGTGACCGTCCAGGCCCAGATCCTCGACCTCCTGCACACGCTCCGCGAGGAGACCCGCATGGGGCTCCTCCTCGTCACGCATGACGTCGGAGTAGCCGCGGAGAGCGTCGACGAGGTGCTGGTGATGCGGCACGGTCGGGCGGTGGAACACGGGCCGGTCTCCGCCGTACTGGGATCGCCCGCGCAGCCGTACACGCGCGAACTGCTCGGCGCGGTCCCGCGCGTGGACGCGGCGCGCGGCAGTTCCGAAGTGCCGGAGAAGCCGGCCGAGGTCGTTCTGGAGGCGACCGGCCTTCGGCGTGAGTTCGGGCGCGGGAAGCGGGCGTTCACGGCGGTGGACGACGTGTCGTTGACGATCCGCCGCGGCGAGACCCTCGGGATCGTGGGGGAGAGCGGCAGCGGCAAGACCACCCTCGGGCGCATGCTGGTCGGCCTCCTGGAACCGACGGCGGGCGAGGTCCGTTACGACGGCCACGCGCGCGTGGGCGTGAATCCCGCAGTGCAGATGGTCTTCCAGGACCCGGTCTCCTCCCTCAACCCCCGCCGCAGCGTGGGCGAATCCATAGCCGACCCGCTCCGCGCCCGCGGCGAGCGCGATGAGGGGCGCATCCGGGGGCGTGTGCGGGAACTGCTGGAGCGCGTGGGGCTCGAAGCGGCGCACTACGACCGCTATCCGCACGAGTTCAGCGGTGGCCAGCGCCAGCGCGGGGGCATCGCCCGGGCGCTCGCGGCCGACCCGCGTGTCATCGTCTGCGACGAGCCCGTCTCCGCACTCGACGTGACCACGCAGGCCCAGGTGGTCGCCCTGCTCGGCGAGTTGCAGCGCGAACTCGGGCTCGCGCTCGTCTTCGTCGCGCACGACCTCGCCGTCGTACGCCAGGTCAGCGACCGGGTCGCGGTGATGCGGCGCGGGCGGATCGTCGAGGAAGGCCCCGCCGACGAGGTGTACGACAGCCCGCAGGACCCGTACACCAAGCAGCTCCTGGCCGCCGTACCGGCACTCGATCCGCGGATCGCAACCCAGCGGCGGGCCGCGCGACGGGAGTTGGCCGCGGTGTGACCGTCCCGGTCGGCCCGGTCGGCCCGGTCGGCCCGGTCGGCCCGGCCAGGTCGTCCCGGCGTTCAGGTGTGACGATCCGTGCGCGTTTGATCTCTTAGCGCGACGGAACGCGACCTGCACGGGAAAGTTACGACCGTTCACCCCTTTTGGTGGCGCGATGGACAACCGTCCGTCGCGCCACCGCCTTGTCCCCTTACGTTCGTCCCGCTGCGAGCCGCCGGAGCAACGGCGGCTCCCCTTAGGGAGAACGGGGGTGTACTCGTGCGCATCGGCCTGATTGCGGAGGGCGGCTATCCGTATGCGAACGGTGACGCCAGGCTCTGGTGCGACCGGCTCGTGCGCGGGCTCGGACAGCACGAGTTCGACATCTACGCGCTCAGCCGCAGCGAGCGCCAGGAGGACGAGGGCTGGGTTCCGCTGCCACCGCAGGTCAGCCGCGTGCGTACGGCGCCGCTGTGGACGGCCGAGGATGACGGAGTGATGTACGGGCGCCGTGCGCGCCGGCGGTTCGCCGAGTGCTACGGCGAGTTGGTGGCCGTGCTCTGCGCAGGGGGCGCCAGAGACGCGAACGGTGCCTCGCAGGACGCCTCGGCCACTGAGGCGGACCGGTTCGGCAACGCGCTGTACGGGCTCGCCGAACTCGCCCGCGACGAGGGCGGACTGGTAGGAGCGCTCCGCTCCGAGACCGCCGTACGCGCCCTCGAGCGCGCCTGCCGGGCGCGGGGCGCCC contains the following coding sequences:
- a CDS encoding ABC transporter permease, with translation MTGFGGFVLRRATGALVTLFALSVIIYVVFYVTPGNVAQITCGPRCSPAQVQQVAEQLHLNDPLYTRYWHFLQGLLAGQDYSTGTAVQHCSAPCLGLSYQSDQQVTALILAKLPVTASLALGAMVLWLVIGVGTGVLSVWRRGRLTERLLTTLTLAGMSTPVFVIGLVLMIVVCGQLELLPFPQYVAFTDDPEQWAWNLLLPWLSLALIESATYARLTRASMLETLAEDHVRTFRAYGVGERGIIWRHALRGAVAPLIAVNANNIGVLFGGAVLTETLFGLPGIGQEMVEAVKVVDLPVVVGMVLVTGFFVVLANAVADVLYAVADRRVVLT
- a CDS encoding dipeptide ABC transporter ATP-binding protein, translating into MSDAEKAPSRSLVEVTDLTVEFGDLRAVDRLSFRLERGAALALVGESGSGKSTVASALLGLHRGTGARVGGAIDVAGVDVQEASEETLRRLRGAKAAMVFQDPLSSLDPYYAIGDQIAEVHRVHTRASRRAARARAVEVLDRVGIPDAVRRSRARPHEFSGGMRQRALIAMALACEPDLLIADEPTTALDVTVQAQILDLLHTLREETRMGLLLVTHDVGVAAESVDEVLVMRHGRAVEHGPVSAVLGSPAQPYTRELLGAVPRVDAARGSSEVPEKPAEVVLEATGLRREFGRGKRAFTAVDDVSLTIRRGETLGIVGESGSGKTTLGRMLVGLLEPTAGEVRYDGHARVGVNPAVQMVFQDPVSSLNPRRSVGESIADPLRARGERDEGRIRGRVRELLERVGLEAAHYDRYPHEFSGGQRQRGGIARALAADPRVIVCDEPVSALDVTTQAQVVALLGELQRELGLALVFVAHDLAVVRQVSDRVAVMRRGRIVEEGPADEVYDSPQDPYTKQLLAAVPALDPRIATQRRAARRELAAV